TGCTCGGCCGCGTCGACCAGTTCGGGGTCGACGGCGTCCATCAACCTCCGGTACACGTCGCGGACCGCCGTACGCAGGACGAACAGGATCGCCACCGTGATGATCAGGCCGACTACGGGGTCGGCGAGCGGGAAGCCGGCGGCGACGCCGACCGCGCCGACGACGACGGCGAGGCTGGCCAGCCCGTCGGTGCGGGCGTGCAGGCCGTCGGCGAGCAGCGCCACCGAGCCGATCCGGCGACCGACCCGGATGCGGTAGACCGCGACCAGTTCGTTGCCGATGCACCCGATCAGACCGGCGATGGCCACCAGCCAGAGGTGATGGATGGGGCGGGGATTGCTGAGCCGACTGATCGCCTCGTAGCCGGCGAGAACCGAGGAGGCGGCGATCATCGCGACCACGACGACACCGGCGAGGTCCTCGGCGCGCCCGTAGCCGTATCCGTAGCGGCGGTTGGCCGGGCGCCGCCCGATCGTGAATGCCACCCACAGCGGAAGCGCGGTCAGCGCATCGGCCAGGTTGTGCACCGTGTCCGCGAGCACCGCGACCGATCCGGAGAGCACCACCACCGTGGCCTGCAGTGCGGCCGTCGCGGCCAGCCCGCCGAGGCTCACCGCGACCGCGCGTACGCCGGCCCGACTGCCTTCCAGCGCCGCGTCGACCCGCTCCGCCGGGTCGTGGGTGTGCACATGGACGACCCGGCCCAGTAGTCCGCGGCGACCGTGCGGGTGCTCGTGACCGTGCGGGTGTTGGTGGCCGTGATCTGGCGCGTGGTCGTGCCCGTGCGGGTGGTCGTGACCTGCGGGTCCGGTCATCGTCGCCGCCGCAGATGGTCGGTCGAAGAGGCGTGCGTAGGGCCGTGGTCGGGCAGCCCCCGCTGGAGGTGGTCGATGTGGGAGAGCGCGTCCTCCAACAACTGGCGCACGTGCATGTTCTCCAGTCGGTAGAAAATCCGGTTGCCGTCCCGCCGGGTGGCGACGAGGCGGGTGAGCCGCAGCTTGGCCAGGTGCTGGGAGACCGCGCTGGGTGGTCGGTCGACGATCCGGGAGAGCTCGGCGACCGACCGCTCGGCGTCGGCGAGTGCCCACAGCAGTTGGAGCCGGGTCTCGTCGGCGAGCATCCGGAACGACTCGACGGCGACGGCCGCCGCGGCATCGGACAGCTCCGGCCCGGTTGGGTCCTCACCTGCCCGCGTATCTGCGCGCATGCGCATATAGTCCCGCACCGACGCTCCGCTGTCGAGGTGGTCGCCGCAGGCGCGGCTCTCCGGGCGCCACCGCACCGGCCGGTAGGGTCGTCCCGTGAACGACAGGCTGGTGTGGATCGACTGCGAAATGACCGGGCTCGACCTGAAGCGCGACGCGCTGATCGAGGTCGCTGCCCTCGTCACCGACTCCGACCTCACCGTGCTCGGTGAGGGGATCGACATCGTGGTCTCGGCCCCGGCCGACGTACTCGACGCGATGACCCCGGTGGTCGCGGAGATGCACGCCACATCCGGGCTGACCGAGGCCGTCCGCGCCTCGACGGTCACCCTCGCGGACGCCGAGCGGCAGGTCCTCGACTACGTCCGCGAATACGTCCCCGAGCCCGGCACCGCCCCGCTCGCCGGGAACTCGATCGGGACCGACCGCGGATTCATCGCGCGCGACATGCCCGAACTCGACGGATACCTCCACTATCGGATGGTTGACGTCTCGTCGATCAAGGAGCTGTGCCGGCGCTGGTATCCGCGGGCCTACTTCGCCCAGCCGCA
This genomic stretch from Mycobacteriales bacterium harbors:
- a CDS encoding cation diffusion facilitator family transporter, with translation MTGPAGHDHPHGHDHAPDHGHQHPHGHEHPHGRRGLLGRVVHVHTHDPAERVDAALEGSRAGVRAVAVSLGGLAATAALQATVVVLSGSVAVLADTVHNLADALTALPLWVAFTIGRRPANRRYGYGYGRAEDLAGVVVVAMIAASSVLAGYEAISRLSNPRPIHHLWLVAIAGLIGCIGNELVAVYRIRVGRRIGSVALLADGLHARTDGLASLAVVVGAVGVAAGFPLADPVVGLIITVAILFVLRTAVRDVYRRLMDAVDPELVDAAEHALAGVPGVQRCDELRLRWIGHTVRAEASLVVDCGLSLITAHAIAEDARHELLHAVPKLTDAIIHVNPCEHGDRTHHDATAHHFSSAG
- the orn gene encoding oligoribonuclease, with protein sequence MNDRLVWIDCEMTGLDLKRDALIEVAALVTDSDLTVLGEGIDIVVSAPADVLDAMTPVVAEMHATSGLTEAVRASTVTLADAERQVLDYVREYVPEPGTAPLAGNSIGTDRGFIARDMPELDGYLHYRMVDVSSIKELCRRWYPRAYFAQPQKGMQHRALADIHESIRELRYYRQAVFVPPPGPSSEEARVVAGEVVGEAG
- a CDS encoding metalloregulator ArsR/SmtB family transcription factor, whose product is MRADTRAGEDPTGPELSDAAAAVAVESFRMLADETRLQLLWALADAERSVAELSRIVDRPPSAVSQHLAKLRLTRLVATRRDGNRIFYRLENMHVRQLLEDALSHIDHLQRGLPDHGPTHASSTDHLRRRR